The Akkermansia sp. N21116 genome includes a region encoding these proteins:
- a CDS encoding autotransporter domain-containing protein, translated as MKLRLPLQLAAAVLACFTQLSPSSASDTLSIKFGEDGTNMAGSLIFGEGGSSDLFFGNTSIGMESVAGKDWFLCTDTTGSKKMANGPTVAWNSLCDWRVDAGNDFLDRWLGESKDIPTTINVSGIDMLQYTVYIVYSTDNGSKWFAPLVNGQYYSYDEAGNLVESDAAWGQAGSRNDIVLKENTIAIGGLTGDLSIIGGYNNNEGKRGGIAGIQIVDSYEGTVLHRITPAGTAAWTAAEWSDTSGSTGSLAWGTGKQAAFIYAHAEGSTLTLDGTISTDGLILKSGSLTLSGGRLNMTGPSMLQTAEGTTLDLSATTFNNELVLSGNGSVIIDTISSTIKVTGGTLKPGTLHDGSQITITGLGSLGGDSVKLESGAKIILSDTNSNAFTFNNISGDGTLLLIGATVGSWATDNRLTNTRTEIRDRESVWLPGGSFDAEKTYSLGRNLYIYSGSSLKLKFPAVNDNAHTISSALTLQEGGTLYGGVGWADDQGGGANMANINFINGITIEATAAADDVALIYLSSGQRGLLTSKLNGSGTIKLERVGGISYGGSMVPESSLVITGADDDATRRFSGKIQLTGVDGEKKTHLILNHQLAAEKALISLQGAFSGLSLGVAESTIAGLESVLTGAEHITVGITSGSTLTDSVLTINYSGKDTLTYAGTVLAGISINKTGTGTQVLSGDMSAFNGTLTASEGELILNNFTGRGMLAANGGKLILDGSGTFNANATGTKEGTFVFRNGSWKLYISSNKTFDAGTFHIEEGAMFRTTSLWKHHLNFGSESKWTGTGTFRFDVPETQGQYDGFRNLTLQGSTAGFTGTLELLGTDWDANQYAYRTMLYLDSADNTFGGIIKTVGISKSEGGDTSIIDDSVTPNSVQIIVQRDMSVAGLEGQGGLVTGDETIGTVDLIVGDAANHTFGGSIGTLVNIVKAGEGTHFFTGDMSSFNGIWEARAGILDISGATHLGTAATEYRLAGGQLKVGDSFTLSAASTLSGSAASAGSLIGNMVLDGGTVTVLNDTTETPQYIIDGNLTLGTGTAPKVVLDLNSLFSLAASNTPYVFTLFQSNNNFTGLTLDDIETKGLIVDNTSRDSLSFAQGTLGGKYITTMSLTKSAPVTLTWTGNGSLWQTKSGQSSWTADITSADTGFFTGDKVIFTAGASNKTVSITGTVKPRAIEIQGGDYVFNSGTEGTITGDGSLTLNSGSLSMNLANASWKGTINVKAGELKFAQDGLGTGKITLNNGTTLSWLAGNQQDVSSRINWEADSHVTLNIAGAEDKVIFGTSIANKAHVTKLGNGTMILNGSARITGSLTIGTKNLSGGIVSMTGGGSTTPAAVKGAIDVVNGILSLDAVSMTGWGEAANNVSSLAIRENGEVRFTTSDNQTFTDLTVTMEGGTLSGSTGRIDFYGQTTQVKTLASSKESIISTQVSLRQDDNIFDIADGAAANDLLVSGNFITTGGEAVTRTLIKLGAGTMNISGQYNIAKGIEVRTGKLILSNADAKLAATEISIHKDAILTFKTTKTEGYNYGGILSAQGVDATEAGTVETAAGTKLALSGNNSAFNGTLQIASNAALTLLGDMGAANLRGDGALLVQGGTTVISGNNDGDSLFSGTITITNGTLRAGTDTALGNGDINLQGGTLDLTDKALANKIIATGGTISGNASASIGDVVARRAFSTTGTLSVASLSMDAGITVSTANLTSSGGLTLGTGALLATTGNLTLAEGTTISIDALNLTRDDASITVSGNLSVSGNGSVSIKLGDDFMSNNISEGNYTILSVSGGLDPNCFVAGTTLGGTLWDDVSDVYEFNLVLSDDKTKLYLHAGIDNNKAWQWKGASSGTWSNTSAEDWKDKETGPEGKAVFFGAESPLDQTIHIDETGVNPVFVQIQSNASYTFTGGAISDYTGAGNTKPTALMMAGTGTVILQNANTFSGDVTLNKGTVVIQNANALGKNGAIIFNNGTLEFGNNATDISARFIVNENKLKLAVSENVSITLANLATGIRNNAQMLLTKSGAGNLTLAQSFAGDMHITDATTEEAGIRIRRSDSGGSLTLQGASYKSVTIDSLNTLIIDGSSNNSLTLANMAQGDGRILINAGKKLSIASAGRWDGKLELRNGATLSLTGSANTLSGGITVNADGGQATINAGSSTIGIAGKIRGLAEVDSQPGSLMLHHGTFDLSASTVEDNVRIILGNGTAPCQLLLGTETDATLRLAGFTASSGSTVTGAEGQTLELVEAELSGTLTGGFKIRVDGESLGKTSVTLKEGVSIGNNIEFVVSGGILDLAGLALQNDITLYSGSLTNASNWDSHVSIDTSAGPDCIALGDIKASAIKKIVTSDGSTVQGIGHGTIELDTANLTLGVSNTKTYTASTDDITGDGITAINFGSGQTDAQADDRITLSEGTKLCLNLGDDLKENVLDQFAVNFGKEELLPDYGDSGDKINRLYFTITNGKLNVDPKRIDLDPLLKIWGLKVAGIDGGSIIADGNLSVWRTSKEGHVSGYENMNDYRAVYLDRDMNITLPGSDDQVLTIKYASGKKGCDLTINSDGTGTARVQFYNDRDRDGDLVHSTIAGKLQSDEHTVISKTGEATLSIVGDISLAGSLSIEEGGMDFTRNDGEHTIGKLSIYKDGMLTISGIESIVTVNTLENSDGIIQLGGDSILRIASGSTITGSIRAIGGQDETGTLELGEGTIILRARNALAGINLTTAYGTNLDLDDKETSATINNWNGLGTIAGEGSLTITGRAVYRGTLADFSGQIAVDRGEFTLGNIGNKAASLSATGGASLTLDYTEGEAAYANITICGSSRLTLIAGNGSGTNNTLTLTRGGSISGDSTLGFVLNTEADGSLSPTKPLITTGEQENLTMGDGATIHIAAGDNQRVINGTMPMQIALASHVIQQGGVQIVFDELFGKYFDPTQPHVETINGTMVLTTSASRKGFYIHHALSEVAQSGARLMDTVLITLNPQTSDKTSTLAALLNTVDASIKAHDAAGASRAMAASAGSTVTSLLGSLQSDFRYQQTQLRNRMTTMGLPSGYSYGGDLPLWNTWMQATGSYNCLNGDGDNAGYQYNTWGGTFGVDANFTPGFTAGIAMTASYGKLTSNSADSLSGDMDNYYVNLFGRYQRGKWGHNFILTAGWSQGDAERTVPLGQYSYAGHSETSGNTWGAMYEATYDISLDENNSSILQPLVNISLHKSSIDDYNETGAGNAGLAVRDMDATTATISAGIRWMGLMGGNLFGRESLAELRMQVSQDMGDTQNEARVGFQGNPGFSQNVKGSKMGTTGLQIGAGISIPSGEQGTVFMEANADIRSRMTSASGSIGYRYNF; from the coding sequence ATGAAACTCAGACTACCCCTCCAACTGGCGGCGGCCGTTTTGGCTTGCTTCACCCAATTATCACCCTCCTCCGCCTCCGATACGTTGAGTATCAAATTCGGAGAGGATGGCACCAATATGGCCGGATCTCTCATCTTCGGAGAAGGAGGTTCTTCAGACCTTTTCTTCGGTAACACATCCATCGGTATGGAGTCTGTTGCCGGAAAAGACTGGTTCCTCTGCACGGATACGACCGGTTCCAAAAAAATGGCGAATGGTCCGACTGTCGCTTGGAATTCCTTGTGCGACTGGCGTGTTGATGCCGGCAACGACTTCCTCGACCGTTGGCTGGGAGAAAGCAAAGATATCCCAACGACCATCAATGTGAGCGGCATCGACATGCTGCAATACACGGTCTACATTGTTTATTCTACCGATAACGGCAGCAAATGGTTTGCACCCCTCGTCAACGGACAGTACTACTCCTACGATGAAGCTGGAAATCTGGTCGAATCCGATGCCGCATGGGGACAAGCCGGAAGCAGGAATGATATCGTTCTGAAGGAAAATACCATCGCCATCGGAGGTCTCACCGGAGACCTCTCCATCATTGGAGGCTACAACAACAATGAGGGCAAACGTGGCGGCATCGCCGGCATTCAAATCGTCGATTCTTACGAAGGAACGGTTCTCCACCGTATCACTCCTGCTGGGACAGCTGCGTGGACAGCAGCCGAATGGTCCGATACCAGCGGAAGTACGGGCTCTCTGGCGTGGGGAACGGGGAAGCAGGCAGCTTTCATCTATGCCCATGCCGAGGGCTCCACACTAACTTTGGATGGAACCATTTCTACGGATGGGCTCATTCTCAAATCAGGTTCCCTGACTCTCTCTGGAGGAAGGCTCAATATGACCGGGCCTTCCATGCTGCAAACGGCAGAAGGAACCACCCTGGACCTCAGTGCCACAACCTTTAACAATGAGCTAGTCCTGTCCGGAAACGGCTCCGTGATTATCGACACCATTTCCAGCACGATCAAGGTCACCGGAGGAACGCTTAAACCGGGAACTCTCCACGACGGTTCCCAAATCACAATAACCGGATTAGGAAGTCTTGGGGGAGACTCAGTCAAACTGGAATCCGGAGCAAAAATCATCCTCTCCGACACCAATTCCAATGCTTTCACTTTCAACAATATTTCGGGCGATGGCACTCTCCTGCTCATTGGCGCTACCGTCGGTTCATGGGCTACGGACAACAGACTGACCAATACACGCACTGAAATCAGAGACAGAGAAAGTGTCTGGCTACCCGGAGGTTCTTTTGACGCTGAAAAAACATATTCCCTGGGCAGAAACCTTTACATTTACTCCGGAAGCTCCCTGAAGCTTAAATTCCCGGCAGTCAATGACAATGCCCATACCATATCTTCCGCTCTTACTCTGCAGGAAGGAGGCACCCTGTACGGAGGCGTTGGTTGGGCGGACGATCAGGGAGGCGGTGCCAACATGGCAAATATCAATTTCATCAATGGTATCACAATTGAAGCTACGGCAGCGGCTGATGACGTCGCTTTGATCTACCTTTCCTCGGGACAGCGTGGCCTGTTAACCTCCAAACTCAATGGCTCCGGCACCATCAAACTTGAACGTGTCGGCGGAATATCCTACGGCGGCAGTATGGTTCCGGAATCAAGCCTGGTGATCACCGGAGCGGATGACGATGCAACTCGCCGGTTTTCCGGGAAAATACAGCTTACAGGAGTTGATGGAGAAAAGAAAACCCACTTGATTCTCAATCATCAATTGGCAGCTGAAAAAGCTCTCATCTCATTGCAGGGAGCCTTCTCCGGGCTCTCCCTGGGTGTCGCGGAGAGTACCATTGCCGGTCTGGAATCCGTCCTGACCGGAGCAGAACACATCACTGTAGGAATTACCAGTGGGTCAACACTAACTGACAGTGTTCTGACTATCAATTATTCCGGTAAAGACACCCTGACATATGCCGGAACTGTACTGGCCGGAATCAGCATCAATAAAACAGGTACCGGCACACAAGTTTTAAGTGGAGACATGAGCGCCTTCAACGGCACGCTGACTGCTAGCGAAGGCGAGTTGATCCTTAACAATTTCACGGGAAGAGGCATGCTTGCCGCCAATGGGGGAAAACTGATTTTGGATGGTTCGGGCACCTTCAACGCGAATGCGACCGGCACAAAAGAAGGCACCTTCGTGTTCAGAAATGGTTCGTGGAAGCTCTACATCAGCAGCAATAAAACATTCGATGCCGGAACATTCCATATCGAGGAAGGAGCCATGTTCCGCACGACGTCACTGTGGAAACATCACCTGAATTTTGGGTCAGAATCCAAATGGACGGGAACCGGAACCTTCCGTTTTGACGTCCCGGAAACACAAGGCCAATACGATGGTTTCCGCAATCTGACTCTCCAGGGAAGCACAGCCGGATTCACGGGCACACTCGAATTGCTCGGAACCGACTGGGATGCAAACCAATATGCCTACCGTACCATGCTTTATCTGGATTCTGCCGATAACACTTTTGGAGGAATTATCAAAACCGTCGGCATCAGTAAATCGGAAGGAGGCGATACCAGCATCATTGATGACAGCGTCACCCCCAACTCCGTACAAATCATCGTTCAGAGGGATATGAGTGTCGCCGGCCTGGAAGGACAAGGAGGCCTTGTCACTGGAGATGAAACCATCGGTACCGTTGATCTGATCGTGGGGGATGCCGCCAACCATACATTCGGCGGAAGCATCGGCACGCTCGTCAACATTGTGAAAGCCGGTGAAGGAACCCATTTCTTCACCGGAGATATGTCCTCCTTCAATGGGATATGGGAAGCTCGGGCTGGAATTCTGGACATTAGCGGAGCCACTCATCTGGGAACAGCCGCTACGGAATACCGCCTTGCCGGAGGGCAATTGAAAGTCGGAGACTCCTTCACTTTATCTGCCGCATCAACCTTGTCGGGCAGCGCGGCTTCCGCAGGCAGCCTGATTGGCAATATGGTACTCGACGGAGGTACTGTCACCGTCCTGAATGACACGACGGAAACTCCACAGTACATCATTGACGGCAATCTGACTTTGGGTACGGGAACAGCCCCCAAAGTCGTTCTCGACCTCAACTCCCTCTTCTCGTTGGCAGCCAGCAATACCCCTTATGTGTTCACCTTGTTCCAGAGCAACAACAACTTCACGGGATTAACGCTCGACGACATCGAAACAAAAGGCCTGATTGTGGACAATACATCGCGTGACTCCCTCTCCTTCGCTCAAGGCACACTCGGAGGCAAATACATCACGACCATGTCGCTTACCAAATCCGCTCCAGTCACCTTGACATGGACTGGCAATGGCAGTCTCTGGCAGACGAAAAGCGGACAATCCTCGTGGACGGCCGACATCACTTCCGCCGATACCGGTTTCTTCACGGGGGACAAAGTCATCTTCACTGCTGGAGCCAGCAACAAAACCGTATCCATCACCGGGACAGTCAAACCGAGAGCTATCGAAATCCAGGGCGGAGACTACGTCTTCAATTCCGGAACCGAGGGAACGATCACCGGAGACGGTTCCCTGACACTCAACAGTGGAAGTCTCAGCATGAACCTGGCCAATGCCAGCTGGAAAGGAACGATCAACGTCAAGGCAGGCGAACTGAAATTCGCACAAGATGGCCTCGGAACAGGCAAAATCACCCTGAACAACGGAACGACACTGAGCTGGCTTGCCGGCAACCAGCAGGATGTCTCCTCCCGCATAAACTGGGAGGCAGACTCCCATGTCACCTTGAACATCGCCGGAGCCGAGGACAAAGTAATCTTCGGTACATCCATTGCCAACAAGGCCCATGTCACCAAGCTGGGCAACGGAACCATGATCCTGAATGGAAGCGCCCGAATCACAGGCTCCCTGACCATCGGAACCAAAAATCTTAGCGGAGGCATCGTCTCCATGACGGGGGGAGGCAGCACGACTCCCGCTGCCGTCAAGGGAGCTATCGATGTCGTCAATGGCATTCTCAGCCTGGACGCCGTCAGCATGACAGGATGGGGGGAGGCCGCCAACAATGTCTCTTCCCTGGCAATCCGAGAAAACGGGGAAGTCAGATTCACCACAAGCGACAACCAGACATTCACGGATCTGACTGTCACCATGGAGGGCGGTACGCTTTCCGGCAGTACGGGACGCATTGATTTCTACGGACAGACAACTCAGGTAAAGACTCTGGCTTCATCGAAAGAATCCATTATATCCACCCAAGTTTCTTTGCGGCAGGATGATAACATCTTTGACATCGCCGATGGGGCTGCCGCCAATGACCTTCTGGTTTCGGGCAATTTCATTACAACCGGCGGAGAGGCTGTCACCCGCACATTGATCAAGCTGGGCGCCGGAACAATGAATATCTCCGGGCAGTACAACATCGCCAAAGGCATCGAAGTCCGAACCGGGAAACTCATTCTGAGCAATGCCGATGCCAAACTGGCCGCCACGGAAATCTCCATCCATAAGGATGCCATACTCACCTTCAAAACCACGAAGACGGAAGGGTACAACTACGGAGGAATCCTGTCGGCACAAGGAGTCGATGCAACTGAAGCGGGAACAGTCGAAACCGCCGCAGGAACCAAACTCGCCTTGTCGGGCAACAACTCCGCATTCAATGGAACTTTACAGATAGCCAGCAACGCAGCACTGACTCTTCTTGGAGATATGGGCGCGGCCAATTTACGTGGTGACGGCGCCTTGCTCGTCCAGGGAGGAACAACCGTCATTTCCGGCAACAATGATGGGGATTCGCTCTTCAGCGGCACCATTACCATAACAAACGGTACACTTCGTGCCGGGACGGACACTGCCTTGGGCAATGGAGACATCAACCTTCAGGGAGGCACGCTGGATCTCACAGACAAAGCCCTCGCCAACAAGATTATTGCCACAGGAGGAACAATCTCCGGAAACGCGTCTGCTTCGATTGGCGATGTAGTCGCCCGCCGGGCATTTTCCACAACAGGGACATTATCAGTGGCGTCACTGTCCATGGATGCAGGGATCACGGTCTCGACAGCCAATCTGACGTCCAGTGGCGGCCTCACACTCGGTACCGGAGCCCTGCTTGCCACAACAGGCAATCTCACTCTGGCAGAAGGAACAACCATCAGTATCGATGCTCTTAACCTGACTCGGGATGATGCCTCCATAACGGTATCCGGCAATCTCTCAGTCAGTGGTAATGGTAGCGTATCCATCAAACTCGGAGACGACTTCATGTCCAACAATATCAGCGAAGGTAACTACACCATTCTGAGTGTCTCAGGCGGACTGGACCCGAACTGCTTTGTGGCAGGGACCACGCTCGGGGGCACACTTTGGGATGATGTTTCCGATGTCTACGAATTCAATTTGGTGCTTTCCGACGATAAAACAAAACTCTACCTCCATGCCGGCATCGACAACAACAAAGCCTGGCAGTGGAAGGGCGCTTCATCGGGGACATGGTCAAACACCTCGGCTGAAGATTGGAAGGACAAGGAAACAGGCCCCGAAGGAAAAGCTGTTTTCTTCGGAGCTGAATCCCCATTGGATCAAACAATTCACATTGATGAGACAGGAGTCAACCCCGTCTTCGTCCAGATACAATCCAATGCTTCCTACACCTTCACGGGAGGGGCCATCTCAGACTACACGGGAGCGGGCAACACGAAGCCAACCGCCTTGATGATGGCCGGAACAGGAACCGTCATCCTCCAGAATGCCAATACATTCTCCGGGGATGTCACACTGAACAAAGGAACCGTCGTCATTCAGAATGCAAATGCCTTGGGCAAGAACGGAGCCATCATTTTCAATAACGGCACTTTGGAATTCGGCAACAATGCCACGGATATTTCAGCACGCTTCATCGTTAACGAAAACAAACTGAAACTGGCTGTTTCCGAAAATGTCAGCATCACTCTCGCCAATCTGGCGACCGGAATCAGGAACAACGCTCAAATGCTCCTGACCAAGTCCGGAGCCGGAAATTTAACTCTCGCACAAAGCTTTGCGGGAGACATGCACATCACCGATGCCACTACGGAAGAGGCCGGCATACGCATCCGACGCTCGGATTCCGGAGGAAGCCTGACTCTTCAGGGCGCTTCCTACAAGTCGGTAACCATTGATTCCCTCAACACCCTTATCATCGACGGATCAAGCAATAACTCCCTGACTCTGGCAAATATGGCTCAGGGAGACGGCCGAATTCTGATCAATGCCGGGAAAAAACTCTCTATTGCAAGCGCCGGACGTTGGGACGGCAAATTGGAACTTCGCAATGGAGCCACCCTCAGCCTGACCGGATCGGCCAATACGCTATCCGGAGGAATCACTGTCAACGCTGATGGTGGTCAAGCCACGATCAACGCCGGAAGCTCCACCATCGGCATCGCGGGCAAAATTAGAGGTCTTGCAGAAGTCGACAGCCAGCCAGGAAGCCTCATGCTCCATCATGGCACGTTCGATCTTTCCGCTTCCACCGTGGAAGACAATGTCCGCATCATCCTGGGAAATGGTACGGCTCCATGTCAACTTCTCTTGGGGACCGAAACGGACGCTACCCTGCGTCTCGCCGGATTCACAGCTTCCTCAGGAAGCACAGTCACCGGAGCTGAAGGGCAAACTCTGGAATTGGTGGAGGCCGAACTCTCCGGTACCCTCACCGGCGGATTCAAGATTCGTGTGGATGGCGAAAGTTTGGGCAAAACATCCGTTACCCTCAAAGAAGGAGTCAGCATCGGAAATAATATCGAATTCGTCGTCTCCGGCGGCATTCTGGATCTGGCGGGACTCGCTCTTCAAAACGACATCACTCTGTATTCCGGTAGTCTCACCAACGCTTCCAACTGGGACAGCCATGTCAGTATTGACACTTCGGCAGGCCCAGACTGCATCGCCCTGGGAGACATCAAGGCAAGTGCCATCAAGAAGATTGTGACGAGCGACGGTTCCACAGTACAGGGAATCGGCCACGGAACGATTGAGCTTGATACGGCAAACCTCACTCTGGGTGTCTCCAACACGAAAACATATACAGCATCAACGGACGATATCACTGGAGACGGAATTACCGCAATCAACTTCGGATCAGGCCAGACAGATGCCCAGGCAGACGATCGCATCACCCTAAGCGAAGGAACGAAGCTGTGCCTGAATCTCGGAGACGACCTGAAGGAAAACGTACTCGACCAATTTGCCGTCAACTTCGGCAAGGAAGAGCTCCTGCCCGACTATGGAGACTCTGGCGACAAAATCAACAGACTCTACTTCACCATTACCAATGGCAAACTCAATGTAGATCCCAAGCGGATTGACTTAGATCCACTCCTCAAGATATGGGGGCTCAAGGTCGCCGGAATTGATGGAGGAAGCATCATCGCCGACGGCAATCTCTCCGTCTGGAGAACATCGAAAGAAGGGCACGTTAGCGGTTATGAAAACATGAACGACTACCGTGCCGTTTATCTGGACAGAGATATGAATATCACTCTGCCCGGCAGCGATGATCAGGTACTCACCATCAAGTACGCCAGCGGGAAGAAAGGCTGCGATCTCACCATCAACAGCGATGGAACAGGGACGGCACGCGTCCAGTTCTACAATGACCGCGATCGCGATGGAGATCTGGTGCATTCCACCATTGCAGGCAAGCTCCAATCCGATGAACACACGGTCATCTCCAAAACAGGTGAAGCCACCCTCAGCATCGTAGGAGATATTTCTCTCGCAGGCAGCCTGAGCATCGAAGAAGGAGGAATGGACTTCACCCGCAATGACGGTGAACATACCATCGGCAAGCTCTCCATCTACAAGGATGGCATGCTGACTATCTCCGGCATCGAGAGTATCGTAACCGTCAATACGCTGGAAAACTCCGACGGCATCATTCAACTGGGAGGGGATTCTATCCTGCGGATTGCCAGTGGTAGCACCATCACCGGCTCTATTCGGGCCATCGGAGGCCAGGACGAAACCGGAACGCTCGAATTGGGAGAAGGTACAATCATCCTTCGAGCCCGAAACGCACTCGCCGGAATCAACCTCACTACGGCTTACGGAACCAATCTTGATCTCGACGACAAAGAAACCAGCGCTACCATTAACAATTGGAACGGGCTCGGCACGATCGCCGGCGAAGGTTCGCTCACCATCACCGGGCGAGCCGTTTACCGGGGTACACTCGCCGACTTCTCAGGCCAAATTGCAGTTGATCGGGGAGAGTTCACCCTCGGCAATATCGGTAACAAGGCAGCCAGCCTGTCCGCTACAGGTGGAGCAAGCCTCACCTTGGACTACACCGAAGGCGAAGCCGCCTACGCCAACATCACCATCTGTGGATCCTCCCGGCTAACCCTCATCGCAGGTAACGGCTCCGGCACCAACAACACACTCACCCTGACACGTGGCGGCAGTATCAGCGGAGACTCCACACTTGGTTTCGTTCTGAACACCGAAGCGGACGGAAGCCTGAGCCCCACCAAACCGCTTATCACCACCGGAGAGCAGGAAAACCTCACCATGGGCGATGGAGCCACCATCCATATCGCCGCTGGTGACAACCAACGCGTCATCAACGGTACCATGCCAATGCAAATCGCTCTGGCATCCCACGTCATTCAACAGGGCGGAGTCCAGATCGTCTTTGACGAACTCTTCGGCAAATACTTCGACCCAACCCAACCGCATGTCGAAACCATCAACGGTACCATGGTACTCACAACCTCAGCCAGCCGCAAAGGATTCTACATCCACCATGCACTGAGCGAAGTTGCACAGTCGGGGGCCAGACTCATGGACACGGTCCTCATTACCCTCAACCCGCAAACATCCGACAAGACTAGTACCCTGGCAGCCCTCCTAAACACCGTAGATGCCTCCATCAAGGCACACGATGCTGCTGGAGCCAGCCGTGCCATGGCAGCCTCGGCAGGCAGCACAGTCACCAGCCTTCTGGGGTCTCTACAATCTGATTTCCGCTACCAGCAGACCCAGCTCCGCAATCGCATGACCACCATGGGATTGCCCTCGGGATATAGCTATGGCGGCGACCTGCCTCTGTGGAACACCTGGATGCAAGCCACTGGCTCCTACAACTGCCTCAATGGCGATGGAGACAATGCCGGGTACCAATACAACACCTGGGGAGGCACCTTTGGCGTCGATGCCAACTTCACGCCCGGATTCACCGCAGGTATCGCCATGACAGCCAGTTATGGAAAATTGACATCCAACTCGGCAGATAGTCTCAGTGGAGACATGGACAACTATTACGTCAATCTCTTCGGCCGTTACCAGCGCGGCAAGTGGGGACACAACTTCATCCTCACCGCCGGATGGAGCCAGGGAGATGCCGAACGCACCGTTCCCCTGGGGCAATATAGCTACGCCGGACACAGTGAAACCAGCGGCAACACCTGGGGCGCCATGTACGAAGCCACCTACGACATCTCCCTCGACGAAAACAACAGCTCCATCCTCCAACCACTCGTCAACATCTCCCTCCACAAGAGCAGCATTGACGACTACAACGAAACCGGTGCAGGAAACGCCGGACTCGCAGTCAGAGACATGGACGCGACAACAGCCACCATATCGGCAGGCATCCGCTGGATGGGCCTCATGGGAGGAAACCTCTTTGGCAGAGAATCCCTGGCTGAGCTTCGCATGCAGGTTTCCCAGGATATGGGTGACACGCAGAATGAAGCCCGCGTTGGATTCCAGGGGAATCCCGGTTTCAGCCAAAACGTCAAAGGAAGCAAAATGGGAACAACCGGCCTTCAAATCGGAGCCGGAATCAGCATCCCATCCGGAGAACAAGGCACAGTCTTTATGGAAGCCAATGCTGACATCCGCAGCCGCATGACCTCGGCTAGCGGCAGCATCGGTTACAGGTACAACTTCTGA
- a CDS encoding PA14 domain-containing protein: protein MSLHIRMTREADLAIHRMKTYNFLTALVLAILSFCLFGLTLYMVAIVVSKPEIPEIVAYAASNEEGAPLDTPLTPERVITRPTASIQNHASIITSDTVSDVAISSVDIDTPEFSDLGQSLELGVDFGTGVGDDPGTEGGGFGTDSPAGSSLVGTFYDLKQTASRKPLKEDLSYEEHTNILKRFVQSGWKESTLAKYYKAPRKLYNSHIFISHRSAEEAPKAFGCENTVKPKHWVAIYRGKIVAPKTGKFRFVGLADDIMTVRLNGKEVYDHGYFYMTMGGRYMESEEIFLVMEGKAKNAILKREIQRSGIYHIPAKFYKYSTMGHYNSRLNGMIVGPEFSVTANEIYPIEIMISEVPGAGFSAFLLIEEIGAVYAKKDPSGAPILPLFRTNYSLPDPSFNQGTRPPFDPIGPVWPCVK from the coding sequence ATGAGCCTTCATATTAGGATGACCCGAGAAGCCGACCTGGCTATCCACAGGATGAAAACATATAACTTCCTGACAGCTTTGGTCTTAGCCATATTATCTTTTTGCTTGTTCGGCTTAACTCTGTATATGGTTGCAATCGTTGTATCAAAACCGGAAATACCGGAAATAGTTGCCTATGCTGCAAGCAACGAAGAAGGAGCTCCCCTGGATACTCCATTGACACCGGAACGAGTCATCACCCGACCGACTGCGAGCATTCAAAATCACGCCAGCATCATCACTTCCGACACAGTAAGCGATGTAGCAATTAGCTCGGTAGACATCGACACTCCGGAGTTTTCCGATCTGGGCCAAAGTCTCGAACTGGGCGTCGATTTCGGTACAGGAGTAGGTGACGATCCCGGTACGGAAGGAGGAGGTTTCGGAACGGACTCTCCAGCAGGAAGTTCCCTGGTTGGTACATTCTACGATCTCAAACAAACAGCATCCCGGAAACCACTCAAAGAAGACTTGAGCTACGAAGAACACACGAACATCTTAAAAAGATTCGTTCAATCGGGATGGAAGGAAAGCACACTGGCCAAATACTACAAAGCACCGAGGAAATTGTACAACTCACACATTTTCATCTCCCACAGATCAGCCGAGGAAGCTCCGAAAGCATTCGGTTGTGAAAACACAGTCAAGCCCAAACACTGGGTGGCCATCTACCGAGGAAAAATCGTTGCTCCCAAAACCGGGAAATTCCGTTTCGTAGGACTCGCGGACGATATCATGACCGTCCGTCTGAACGGCAAGGAAGTATATGATCACGGCTACTTCTACATGACAATGGGAGGCAGGTATATGGAAAGCGAAGAGATCTTTCTCGTCATGGAAGGCAAAGCCAAAAATGCCATACTCAAACGAGAAATCCAGAGATCGGGCATCTACCACATCCCTGCCAAATTCTATAAATACAGTACCATGGGACACTACAACAGTCGCTTGAATGGAATGATTGTCGGCCCTGAATTCTCTGTCACAGCCAATGAAATATATCCCATTGAAATTATGATCTCAGAAGTACCCGGAGCCGGATTTTCCGCCTTTTTGTTAATCGAAGAAATTGGTGCCGTCTATGCTAAAAAAGACCCCAGCGGTGCTCCGATACTGCCCCTATTCCGAACCAATTACTCCCTTCCCGATCCATCATTCAATCAAGGGACCAGACCTCCATTTGACCCCATTGGCCCGGTTTGGCCATGCGTCAAATAA